One Pontibacillus yanchengensis DNA window includes the following coding sequences:
- a CDS encoding DUF896 domain-containing protein, whose protein sequence is MLSQEKINRINELANKSKNEGLTKEEQDEQQELRQEYLKNVRKSFKNHLKSVKVVDPEGNDVTPNKLKEEKERNKKH, encoded by the coding sequence ATGCTTTCTCAAGAAAAAATTAATCGTATTAATGAGTTAGCCAATAAATCCAAAAATGAAGGATTAACAAAAGAAGAACAAGACGAACAACAAGAATTACGTCAGGAATATTTGAAGAATGTTCGTAAATCCTTTAAGAACCATCTGAAATCGGTGAAAGTTGTTGACCCTGAAGGGAATGACGTAACACCTAATAAACTTAAAGAAGAAAAAGAACGTAATAAAAAGCATTAA